From the genome of Fusobacterium varium, one region includes:
- the tmk gene encoding Thymidylate kinase — protein MGKLIVIEGTDSSGKETQTKKLFERLLNEKYNVKKISFPNYDSPACEPVKMYLAGKFGEDAMKVNPYPVSMMYAIDRYASYKMDWEKFYQEDGIIVTDRYVTSNMVHQASKIIDETEKNVYLNWLDELEYDKMDIPRPDLVIFLNMPTEMALKLMEERNNKITGEQRKDIHERDAAYLEKSHANACNIAKKYDWKEIKCTDGDRLKTIDEIGEEVYKLVRNII, from the coding sequence ATGGGAAAACTTATAGTTATAGAAGGAACAGATTCTAGTGGAAAAGAAACACAGACAAAAAAACTTTTTGAAAGACTTTTGAATGAAAAATATAATGTAAAAAAAATATCATTTCCAAACTATGACAGCCCTGCATGTGAACCTGTAAAAATGTACCTAGCAGGAAAATTTGGAGAAGATGCAATGAAAGTAAATCCTTATCCAGTGTCAATGATGTATGCTATTGATAGATATGCTTCATATAAAATGGATTGGGAGAAATTTTATCAGGAAGATGGAATAATAGTAACAGATAGATATGTTACTTCTAATATGGTACATCAAGCTTCTAAAATAATAGATGAAACAGAAAAAAATGTATATCTAAACTGGTTAGATGAATTAGAATATGACAAGATGGATATTCCAAGACCAGATCTTGTAATATTTTTAAATATGCCTACAGAGATGGCATTAAAACTTATGGAAGAAAGAAATAATAAAATAACTGGTGAACAGAGAAAAGATATTCATGAAAGAGATGCAGCCTATTTAGAAAAATCTCATGCTAATGCTTGTAATATAGCTAAAAAGTATGATTGGAAAGAGATAAAATGTACAGATGGAGATAGGCTTAAAACTATAGATGAAATAGGAGAAGAGGTATATAAATTAGTCAGA
- the dxr gene encoding 1-deoxy-D-xylulose 5-phosphate reductoisomerase, translated as MKRIVVLGSTGSIGTNALEVIRNAEKKFKLVALSGNKNHKLLLEQIREFTPEYVAVGTEEGYKEIKAEFPNMKVFLGDEGLKELAMLKDYDILLTAVSGAIGIEATVEGIKNNKRIALANKETMVAAGAYINRLLAEHPKSEIIPVDSEHSAIFQSLLGGKKSEVEKIIITASGGTFRGKKKEELKRVKVEDALKHPNWSMGKKITIDSSSLVNKGLEVIEAHELFGIDYDHIDVLVHPQSVIHSMVQFKDKAVIAQLGAPDMKLPIQYAFTYPKREANIVLETLDFTKMSTLTFEKVDNETFKGVELAYRAGRTGKTMPAVFNAANEVAVELFMKGKIGFLTIYEIIERAMDRHELVEINNVETVKNVDKETRNWVYAEYGK; from the coding sequence GTGAAAAGAATAGTTGTATTGGGATCTACTGGAAGTATAGGAACTAATGCTTTAGAAGTTATAAGAAATGCAGAGAAAAAATTTAAGTTGGTAGCTTTAAGTGGGAATAAAAATCATAAACTGCTTTTAGAACAGATAAGAGAGTTTACTCCAGAATATGTGGCAGTAGGAACAGAAGAAGGATATAAAGAGATAAAGGCAGAATTTCCAAATATGAAAGTATTTTTAGGAGATGAAGGACTGAAAGAACTTGCAATGCTAAAGGATTATGATATACTTCTTACTGCTGTAAGTGGAGCTATAGGAATAGAAGCTACTGTTGAAGGTATAAAGAATAATAAAAGAATAGCTCTTGCCAATAAAGAAACTATGGTAGCTGCTGGAGCATATATAAATCGTCTTCTTGCAGAACATCCGAAATCTGAAATAATTCCTGTAGACAGTGAACATTCAGCTATATTTCAATCTTTGTTAGGTGGAAAGAAAAGTGAAGTTGAAAAAATAATAATAACTGCCAGTGGTGGAACTTTTAGAGGAAAGAAAAAAGAAGAATTAAAAAGGGTAAAAGTTGAAGATGCTTTAAAGCACCCAAACTGGTCTATGGGTAAAAAAATAACTATTGATTCATCTTCTCTTGTGAATAAAGGACTTGAAGTAATTGAAGCACATGAACTGTTTGGGATTGATTATGATCATATAGATGTTTTAGTCCATCCTCAAAGTGTAATACATTCAATGGTACAGTTTAAAGATAAAGCTGTAATAGCACAGCTTGGAGCACCAGATATGAAGCTTCCTATTCAATACGCTTTTACTTATCCTAAGAGAGAAGCTAATATTGTACTTGAAACTCTTGATTTTACGAAGATGTCTACTCTAACATTTGAAAAGGTAGATAACGAAACTTTTAAGGGAGTAGAACTTGCTTATAGGGCAGGAAGGACAGGGAAAACTATGCCAGCTGTCTTTAATGCAGCTAATGAAGTAGCAGTAGAATTGTTTATGAAAGGGAAAATAGGATTTCTTACTATTTATGAAATAATAGAAAGGGCTATGGATAGACATGAACTAGTAGAGATTAATAATGTGGAAACAGTTAAAAATGTAGACAAAGAAACAAGAAACTGGGTATATGCAGAATATGGAAAATAG
- the cdsA gene encoding Phosphatidate cytidylyltransferase encodes MLSRIMVAIVGIPLLIYILYHGGFPLLFFVNIIVGMGAYEFYNMAEMGGKKPHKVAGIIGALLVPNVLFFNELGTLSIDVTGLLAFFVIFLIGYRVLENKVENASVDIGETILGALYISVLFSHVILISFLPNGGKWLLTAQIMVWVCDSFAYFTGMTIGRKIFNRGFSSISPKKSIEGSIGGTIFTIVSLYCLEKYFHLLNNGELGMTNIIIIGIFISIIAQIGDLGESMFKREFKVKDSGSILKGHGGILDRFDSMLFVAPTVYYLLKFIVL; translated from the coding sequence ATGCTTAGTAGAATAATGGTAGCCATAGTAGGGATACCGCTGCTTATCTACATATTATACCATGGAGGCTTTCCCTTGCTTTTCTTTGTAAATATAATTGTAGGTATGGGAGCTTATGAGTTTTATAATATGGCAGAAATGGGAGGAAAAAAACCTCATAAAGTAGCAGGAATAATAGGAGCTTTACTTGTTCCTAATGTATTGTTTTTTAATGAATTAGGGACTTTATCAATAGATGTAACAGGGTTATTAGCTTTTTTTGTTATATTTTTAATAGGGTATAGAGTATTAGAGAATAAGGTAGAAAATGCAAGTGTTGATATAGGGGAAACTATTTTAGGAGCACTATACATATCAGTGCTTTTTTCTCACGTAATATTGATAAGTTTTCTTCCAAATGGAGGAAAGTGGCTTTTAACAGCCCAGATAATGGTTTGGGTATGTGATAGTTTTGCATACTTTACAGGAATGACTATAGGAAGAAAAATATTCAATAGAGGATTTAGCAGTATAAGTCCTAAAAAATCAATTGAAGGTTCAATAGGAGGAACAATATTTACAATAGTTTCTTTGTATTGTCTTGAAAAATATTTCCATCTACTTAATAATGGTGAACTTGGAATGACTAATATAATAATAATAGGAATATTTATAAGCATAATAGCTCAAATTGGTGATTTAGGAGAATCTATGTTTAAAAGAGAATTTAAAGTAAAAGATTCAGGAAGTATTCTTAAAGGACATGGAGGAATATTAGATAGATTTGACAGTATGCTTTTTGTAGCACCTACTGTTTATTATCTTTTAAAATTTATAGTATTATAA
- the uppS gene encoding Undecaprenyl pyrophosphate synthase, translated as MGSRIPNHIAIIMDGNGRWAEKRGLPRTFGHKEGADALRKIITYAGKIGVKYLTVYAFSTENWKRSKDEIDALMFLFKTYLKNEEKNIMKNNVRFLVSGRKNGVSSSLLEAIKKLEDKSRDNTGLTLNIAFNYGGRAEIIDAVNSILKSGADNINEEDFSKYLYNDIPDPELLIRTSGEFRISNFLLWQIAYSEIYITKALWPDFDEKELDKAIQSYNERDRRFGGVKNA; from the coding sequence GTGGGGTCAAGAATTCCAAATCATATAGCAATAATCATGGATGGAAATGGTAGATGGGCAGAAAAAAGAGGATTACCTAGGACATTTGGGCATAAAGAAGGTGCTGATGCACTAAGAAAGATAATAACTTATGCAGGAAAGATTGGAGTTAAATATCTTACTGTTTATGCTTTCTCAACTGAAAATTGGAAAAGAAGCAAAGATGAAATTGATGCTTTGATGTTTCTCTTTAAAACATATTTAAAAAATGAAGAAAAAAATATAATGAAAAATAATGTAAGATTTTTAGTATCAGGAAGAAAAAATGGAGTAAGTTCTTCACTTCTAGAAGCTATAAAGAAGCTTGAAGACAAAAGTAGAGATAATACAGGTCTTACATTAAATATAGCATTTAATTATGGAGGAAGGGCAGAGATAATAGATGCTGTAAATTCTATTCTTAAATCTGGAGCAGATAATATAAATGAAGAAGATTTTTCAAAATATCTGTATAATGATATACCTGATCCAGAGTTGCTGATAAGAACAAGTGGAGAGTTTAGAATATCAAACTTCTTATTATGGCAGATAGCATATTCAGAAATATATATTACAAAGGCATTATGGCCTGACTTTGATGAAAAGGAATTGGATAAGGCTATACAGAGTTACAACGAGAGAGATAGAAGATTTGGAGGAGTAAAAAATGCTTAG
- the frr gene encoding Vegetative protein 12B: MTGQDVVKLCNEKMGKAIEATKHKFTSIRAGRASVSMLDSVRVEQYGSEMPLNQVGSVSAPEARLLVIDPWDKSLISKIEKAIMAANLGLTPNNDGKVIRLVMPELTAERRKEYVKMAKTEAENGKVAVRNIRKDGNNDLKKLSKDKENPISEDEVKTLEAEIQKITDAHIKVIDDLFAKKEKEITTV, encoded by the coding sequence ATGACAGGACAAGATGTAGTTAAATTATGTAATGAAAAAATGGGAAAAGCAATAGAAGCAACAAAACATAAATTTACTTCTATCAGAGCAGGAAGAGCTAGTGTTTCTATGCTTGATAGTGTAAGAGTTGAACAATATGGGTCTGAGATGCCTTTAAATCAAGTAGGATCAGTTTCTGCTCCAGAGGCTAGATTATTAGTTATTGATCCATGGGATAAATCTCTTATATCTAAAATAGAAAAAGCTATTATGGCTGCAAATCTAGGACTTACACCAAATAATGATGGAAAAGTTATTAGACTTGTAATGCCTGAACTTACTGCTGAAAGAAGAAAAGAGTATGTAAAAATGGCTAAAACAGAAGCTGAAAATGGAAAAGTAGCTGTAAGAAATATTAGAAAAGATGGAAATAATGATCTTAAAAAACTTTCTAAAGATAAAGAAAATCCAATTTCTGAAGATGAAGTAAAAACTTTAGAAGCTGAAATTCAAAAAATAACTGATGCTCATATTAAAGTGATAGATGATCTTTTTGCTAAAAAGGAAAAAGAAATTACAACTGTTTAA
- the pyrH gene encoding Uridylate kinase: MEKPFYKRVLLKLSGEALMGDQEFGISSDVIYSYAKQIKEIVDLGVEVSIVIGGGNIFRGISGATQGVDRVTGDHMGMLATVINSLALQNAIEKLGVPTRVQTAIEMPKIAEPFIKRKAQRHLEKGRVVIFGAGTGNPYFTTDTAAALRAIEMNTEAVLKATKVDGIYDKDPVKYADAVKYNVVTYTEVLNKDLKVMDATAISLCRENKLPIVVFNSLEEGNIKKVIMGEKIGTVVVAD, encoded by the coding sequence ATGGAGAAGCCTTTTTATAAGAGAGTTTTGTTGAAACTTAGTGGTGAAGCTCTAATGGGAGATCAAGAATTTGGAATATCTTCAGATGTAATATATTCATATGCAAAACAGATAAAAGAAATTGTTGATCTTGGTGTAGAAGTTTCTATAGTCATTGGTGGAGGAAACATATTTAGAGGAATATCTGGGGCTACTCAAGGGGTAGATAGAGTTACTGGAGATCATATGGGTATGCTTGCTACAGTTATTAATTCCCTTGCCTTACAAAATGCAATAGAGAAGCTTGGAGTACCTACAAGAGTACAAACAGCCATAGAGATGCCTAAAATCGCTGAACCTTTCATTAAAAGAAAAGCTCAAAGACACCTTGAAAAAGGAAGAGTTGTAATATTTGGAGCAGGAACAGGAAATCCTTATTTTACAACTGATACAGCAGCAGCTTTAAGAGCTATTGAAATGAACACTGAAGCAGTTTTGAAAGCTACAAAAGTTGATGGTATTTATGATAAAGATCCTGTAAAATATGCAGATGCAGTTAAATATAATGTCGTAACTTATACAGAAGTTTTAAATAAAGATTTGAAGGTAATGGATGCTACAGCTATTTCTCTATGCAGAGAAAATAAATTACCAATTGTTGTTTTTAATTCTCTTGAAGAAGGAAATATAAAAAAAGTTATAATGGGAGAAAAAATAGGGACAGTCGTAGTGGCTGACTAA
- the tsf gene encoding Elongation factor Ts: MAEITASLVKELRERTGAGMMDCKKALMEMNGDMDKAIDYLREKGIAKAVKKAGRIAAEGLVFDGVSADHKMAVLIEFNSETDFVAKNVEFKEFGKKLAQIAIDNKATTVEALNASEFAPGKTVAVAVTDLIAKIGENMNIRRIHETIAKDGFVATYSHLGGKLGVIVEMTGEPTEENLAKAKDIAMHAAAMDPKYLDSSEVTTTDLEHEKEIARKQLEAEGKPAQIIEKILVGKMNKFYEENCLVDQIYVRAENKETVAKFAAPLKVVSFARYKVGDGIEKKEEDFAAEVAAQIKG, translated from the coding sequence ATGGCAGAAATAACAGCTAGCTTAGTTAAAGAACTAAGAGAGAGAACTGGTGCTGGAATGATGGATTGTAAAAAAGCACTAATGGAAATGAATGGGGATATGGATAAAGCCATAGACTATTTAAGAGAAAAAGGAATTGCAAAAGCAGTTAAAAAAGCAGGAAGAATTGCAGCAGAAGGATTAGTATTTGATGGTGTATCAGCTGATCACAAAATGGCAGTATTAATCGAATTTAACTCTGAAACTGACTTTGTTGCTAAAAATGTAGAATTTAAAGAATTTGGTAAAAAATTAGCTCAAATAGCTATAGATAATAAAGCAACTACTGTAGAAGCTCTAAATGCTTCTGAGTTTGCACCAGGAAAAACTGTTGCTGTAGCAGTAACTGATTTAATTGCTAAAATTGGTGAAAATATGAACATCAGAAGAATACATGAAACTATAGCTAAAGATGGATTTGTTGCAACATATAGTCACTTAGGAGGAAAATTAGGAGTTATTGTTGAAATGACTGGAGAGCCTACTGAGGAAAATCTAGCTAAAGCTAAGGATATAGCTATGCATGCTGCAGCTATGGATCCTAAATATTTGGATTCATCTGAAGTTACAACTACAGATTTAGAGCATGAAAAAGAAATTGCAAGAAAACAATTAGAAGCTGAAGGAAAACCAGCTCAAATCATAGAAAAAATATTAGTTGGAAAAATGAATAAATTCTATGAAGAAAACTGTTTAGTAGATCAAATCTATGTAAGAGCAGAAAATAAAGAAACTGTTGCTAAATTTGCAGCACCTCTTAAAGTTGTATCTTTTGCTAGATATAAAGTTGGAGATGGAATCGAGAAAAAAGAAGAAGATTTCGCAGCAGAAGTTGCAGCTCAAATCAAAGGATAA
- the rpsB_1 gene encoding 30S ribosomal protein S2: MKEVPQAIFIVDCKKETLAIVEAANLGIPVFAMIDTNVDPDLVTYPIPANDDAIRSVKLISSVIANAIIEGNQGKEVKEVASDEINVEEGSAE, translated from the coding sequence ATGAAAGAGGTTCCACAAGCTATATTTATCGTAGATTGTAAAAAAGAAACTTTAGCAATTGTTGAAGCAGCTAACTTAGGAATTCCTGTATTCGCAATGATCGATACAAATGTAGATCCTGATTTAGTAACTTATCCAATTCCAGCTAACGATGATGCTATAAGATCAGTAAAACTTATCTCTTCAGTTATTGCTAATGCAATTATTGAAGGAAACCAAGGTAAAGAAGTTAAAGAAGTAGCTTCTGATGAAATTAATGTAGAAGAAGGATCAGCTGAGTAA
- the rpsB_2 gene encoding Vegetative protein 209 → MYYVNNRWLGGMLTNFATIKTRIERLKELEKMEADGTLDTAYTKKEAANFRKELVKLSKIFLELKI, encoded by the coding sequence ATGTACTATGTAAACAACAGATGGCTTGGAGGAATGTTAACTAACTTCGCTACTATCAAAACAAGAATTGAGAGATTAAAAGAATTAGAAAAAATGGAAGCAGATGGAACTTTAGATACTGCTTATACTAAGAAAGAAGCAGCTAATTTCAGAAAAGAATTAGTTAAACTTTCAAAAATCTTTCTGGAATTAAAGATATGA
- the rpsB_3 gene encoding 30S ribosomal protein S2, translated as MAVITMKQLLEAGVHFGHQAKRWNPKMAKYIFTERNGIHVIDLHKSLKKIEEAYAVIREIAENGGKVLFVGTKNKLKKL; from the coding sequence ATGGCAGTAATAACAATGAAACAATTATTAGAAGCTGGAGTTCACTTTGGACACCAAGCAAAAAGATGGAATCCAAAAATGGCTAAATACATCTTTACTGAAAGAAATGGAATTCATGTAATTGATTTACACAAATCTTTAAAGAAAATTGAGGAAGCTTATGCAGTTATCAGAGAAATAGCTGAAAATGGTGGAAAAGTTCTATTTGTAGGAACTAAAAACAAGCTCAAGAAGCTGTAA
- a CDS encoding nicotinamidase/pyrazinamidase: MKALILVDIQKDFCKNGALEVKDGDMIVPIANKMIDFFKEKGDMVIGTKDWHPSSHKSFAVNSNGKIGEVGELNGLPQVWWPVHCVQNENGSKFHSELHSIENVIYKGENPEIDSYSAFFDNGKRYKTPLDNILKNNHIDTLYIMGLATDYCVKFTVLDALELNYKVYLIEDGCRGVNISPDDSEKAINEMKNRGAVIINSSDI; encoded by the coding sequence ATGAAAGCATTAATTTTAGTTGATATACAAAAAGACTTTTGTAAAAATGGAGCTTTAGAAGTCAAAGATGGAGATATGATCGTTCCAATTGCAAATAAAATGATAGATTTTTTTAAAGAAAAAGGTGATATGGTAATCGGAACGAAAGATTGGCATCCATCTTCTCATAAAAGTTTTGCTGTAAACTCAAATGGAAAAATAGGTGAAGTTGGTGAACTAAACGGACTTCCTCAAGTATGGTGGCCTGTTCATTGCGTTCAAAATGAAAATGGTTCCAAATTTCATTCTGAATTACATTCAATAGAAAATGTAATATATAAAGGTGAAAATCCTGAAATTGATTCATACAGTGCTTTTTTTGATAATGGAAAAAGATATAAAACACCTTTAGACAATATTTTAAAAAATAATCATATTGATACTCTTTATATAATGGGGCTTGCTACTGATTATTGCGTAAAATTTACTGTATTAGATGCTCTTGAGCTTAACTATAAAGTATATCTGATAGAAGATGGTTGCAGAGGAGTAAATATCTCCCCAGATGATTCTGAAAAAGCTATAAATGAAATGAAAAATAGAGGGGCTGTTATAATCAACAGCAGTGATATATGA
- the cspB gene encoding Cold shock protein CspB, translated as MLKGTVKWFNKEKGFGFLTSEDGADYFVHFTGIVGEGFRTLEEGQEVTFEVSEGKKGPMAVEVSAK; from the coding sequence ATGCTAAAAGGTACAGTTAAATGGTTTAACAAAGAAAAAGGATTTGGATTTTTAACAAGTGAAGATGGAGCAGATTATTTTGTACACTTCACTGGAATCGTTGGAGAGGGATTCAGAACTTTAGAAGAAGGTCAAGAAGTAACTTTTGAAGTATCAGAAGGAAAAAAAGGACCTATGGCAGTAGAAGTTTCTGCTAAGTAG
- the rplQ gene encoding RRP-L17 has protein sequence MNHNKSYRKLGRRADHRKAMLKNLTISLLSAEKIETTVTRAKELRKFAERMITFGKKNTLASRRNAFAFLRNEEVVAKIFNELAPKYAERNGGYTRIIKTSVRKGDSAEMAIIELV, from the coding sequence ATGAATCACAATAAGTCATATAGAAAGTTAGGAAGAAGAGCTGACCACAGAAAAGCTATGCTAAAAAACTTAACTATATCTTTACTAAGTGCTGAAAAGATAGAAACTACTGTTACTAGAGCAAAAGAATTAAGAAAATTTGCTGAAAGAATGATAACTTTTGGTAAGAAAAATACTTTAGCTTCTAGAAGAAATGCTTTTGCTTTCCTAAGAAATGAAGAAGTTGTTGCTAAAATATTCAATGAACTAGCTCCAAAATATGCTGAGAGAAATGGTGGATACACTAGAATAATTAAAACATCTGTTAGAAAAGGTGACTCAGCTGAAATGGCTATAATTGAATTAGTTTAA